Proteins from a genomic interval of Medicago truncatula cultivar Jemalong A17 chromosome 3, MtrunA17r5.0-ANR, whole genome shotgun sequence:
- the LOC25489585 gene encoding L-ascorbate oxidase, whose translation MSLLKAVFVWCICLGLFELSLAKGKSHYKFDVEYIYKKPDCKEHVVMGINGQFPGPTIRAEVGDTLVIDLTNKLHTEGTVIHWHGIRQFGTPWADGTAAISQCAINPGETFQYKFKVDRPGTYFYHGHYGMQRAAGLYGSLIVDLPKSQREPFHYDGEFNLLLSDLWHTSSHEQEVGLSSAPMRWIGEPQSLLINGRGQFNCSLASKYGSTNLPQCNLKGGEECAPQILHVEPKKTYRIRIASTTSLASLNLAISNHKLIVVEADGNYVHPFAVDDIDIYSGETYSVLLTTDQDPKKNYWLSIGVRGRKPSTPQALTILNYKPLSASVFPTSPPPVTPLWNDTDHSKAFTKQIISKMGNPQPPKSSHRTIHLLNTQNKIGSFTKWAINNVSLTLPTTPYLGSIKFNLKNTFDKNPPPERFPMDYDIFKNPVNPNTTTGNGVYTFQLNEVVDVILQNANQLNGNGSEIHPWHLHGHDFWVLGYGEGRFRPGVDERSFNLTRAPLRNTAVIFPYGWTALRFKADNPGVWAFHCHIEPHLHMGMGVIFAEAVHKVRNIPKEALKCGATA comes from the exons ATGAGTTTGTTGAAAGCAGTTTTTGTTTGGTGTATATGTTTAGGATTATTTGAGTTATCATTAGCAAAAGGGAAATCACACTACAAGTTTGATGTGGAATACATATACAAAAAGCCAGATTGTAAAGAGCATGTTGTGATGGGAATCAATGGCCAATTTCCAGGCCCAACTATTAGAGCTGAAGTTGGTGACACTCTTGTTATTGACCTCACCAACAAGCTCCATACAGAGGGAACTGTTATTCACTGGCATGGAATCAGACAG TTTGGAACTCCTTGGGCTGATGGAACTGCTGCAATATCTCAATGTGCTATAAATCCAGGAGaaacttttcaatacaaattcaaagttgACAgg CCTGGTACATATTTCTATCATGGACACTATGGTATGCAAAGAGCAGCAGGGTTGTATGGTTCTCTAATAGTGGATTTACCAAAGAGCCAAAGAGAGCCATTTCATTACGATGGTGAGTTCAATCTGCTCCTTAGTGATCTGTGGCACACAAGTTCACATGAACAAGAGGTTGGCCTCTCTTCTGCCCCAATGAGATGGATTGGTGAACCACAG AGCTTGCTCATCAATGGACGAGGACAGTTCAATTGTTCCCTAGCATCTAAATATGGGAGCACCAACCTACCCCAATGCAATTTGAAAGGTGGTGAAGAATGTGCACCCCAGATTCTTCACGTGGAGCCAAAAAAGACCTATAGAATAAGGATTGCTAGTACAACGTCCTTGGCTTCTCTCAACTTGGCCATTTCA AATCACAAACTTATTGTAGTGGAAGCAGATGGAAACTATGTGCACCCATTCGCAGTCGATGACATCGACATCTACTCAGGTGAAACCTACTCAGTCCTCCTTACAACAGACCAagaccctaaaaaaaactactgGCTTTCAATCGGAGTTAGAGGTAGAAAACCAAGCACACCACAAGCCCTAACAATCCTTAACTACAAACCACTCTCTGCCTCAGTTTTCCCAACATCACCACCACCAGTCACACCATTATGGAACGATACCGATCACAGCAAAGCATTCACAAAACAAATCATTTCCAAAATGGGAAATCCACAGCCACCAAAATCCTCACACCGCACTATTCACCTCCTCAATACACAAAACAAAATCGGTAGTTTCACTAAATGGGCTATTAACAATGTTTCATTAACATTGCCAACAACACCTTACTTAGGATCAATtaaatttaacctaaaaaatacatttgataAAAATCCACCACCAGAGAGATTTCCAATGGATTATGACATATTTAAAAATCCAGTGAATCCAAACACAACTACCGGCAATGGTGTTTACACGTTCCAGTTGAATGAGGTTGTTGATGTGATACTACAAAATGCAAACCAGTTAAATGGGAATGGTAGTGAAATTCATCCATGGCATTTGCATGGACATGATTTTTGGGTTTTGGGATATGGTGAAGGGAGATTTAGACCAGGAGTTGATGAGAGAAGTTTCAATTTGACACGTGCACCTTTGAGGAACACTGCAGTTATATTTCCATATGGTTGGACTGCACTAAGGTTTAAGGCAGATAATCCTGGTGTTTGGGCATTTCATTGTCACATTGAACCACATTTGCATATGGGAATGGGTGTTATTTTTGCTGAGGCTGTTCATAAAGTTAGGAACATACCTAAAGAAGCTCTTAAATGTGGTGCTACAGCCTAG